A stretch of the Bacillus sp. FJAT-18017 genome encodes the following:
- a CDS encoding helix-turn-helix domain-containing protein — protein sequence MKYEDYKKIAEILFSVTKIDARLVDQHGTTLFDSANSTVPAALNQSGKEDFFQIKSVLKENQPTFYYHYINTYGLEYVATGVWSDGAFQGYLIIGPFLSSMSVIQTIKDSIAKNKLPISERKQLEQYYQSLPVLSEAEYTHLGELIVNLSGQGFKSAHKISSVPPTSSFNPDKLKVSIEENQDIIEARYELQGKLLEAVAKGDKTEVQALLNSKTYFLEFSDRVPGSPIRSSKNMAIVVNTMFRIAAERSGIHPVYLHTISERFAILIERTMNIPQLQKLMVLMGDEYCELVKTYSTGSYSPTVKRAADFIQLNLGHPITLDDIAKQLNINPSHLSRIFKEDTGLTITDFINRKRIDEAKFYLQRGTLSITEIAFLVGFNDLNYFSKVFKKLTSVTPSQYAKKRRTQVKKDSE from the coding sequence ATGAAATATGAAGATTATAAAAAAATAGCCGAAATCCTCTTTTCTGTCACAAAAATAGATGCACGGCTGGTCGACCAACACGGCACAACACTATTTGATTCAGCCAATTCCACTGTTCCAGCCGCTCTGAACCAGTCAGGCAAAGAGGATTTTTTTCAAATAAAAAGCGTTCTAAAAGAAAATCAACCAACCTTTTATTATCACTATATAAATACATACGGTCTTGAATATGTCGCCACTGGCGTCTGGAGTGATGGGGCTTTCCAAGGCTATCTGATAATCGGGCCTTTTCTTTCAAGCATGTCGGTTATCCAGACCATAAAAGATAGTATTGCCAAAAACAAACTTCCAATAAGCGAACGGAAACAGCTGGAACAATATTATCAGTCGCTGCCGGTCTTGAGTGAAGCGGAATACACCCATCTCGGTGAACTGATTGTTAATTTGAGCGGACAGGGTTTCAAAAGCGCGCACAAAATATCCTCCGTCCCACCAACCTCTTCCTTTAACCCGGATAAATTAAAAGTAAGTATTGAAGAAAATCAGGATATCATTGAAGCCAGATATGAACTTCAAGGCAAACTTCTGGAGGCAGTGGCCAAAGGAGATAAAACCGAGGTCCAGGCGTTACTTAATTCAAAGACGTACTTTTTGGAGTTTTCCGACCGGGTGCCAGGCAGCCCCATCCGTTCCTCGAAGAATATGGCTATTGTGGTAAACACAATGTTTAGAATTGCAGCCGAAAGAAGCGGTATTCATCCTGTTTATCTTCACACCATTTCCGAACGGTTTGCAATTTTAATCGAACGGACCATGAACATTCCGCAGCTTCAAAAGCTGATGGTGCTGATGGGTGACGAATATTGCGAACTGGTGAAGACGTACTCGACAGGCTCCTACAGCCCAACCGTAAAACGGGCTGCAGATTTCATCCAGCTGAATTTAGGGCACCCTATAACACTCGACGATATTGCCAAACAGCTGAATATCAACCCTTCACACCTGTCGCGGATCTTTAAGGAAGACACAGGATTAACCATAACAGATTTCATAAATCGAAAAAGGATTGATGAAGCAAAATTTTATTTGCAGCGAGGAACCTTATCAATCACTGAAATTGCCTTCCTCGTAGGCTTCAACGACTTAAATTACTTTAGCAAGGTGTTTAAGAAACTGACCTCGGTAACCCCGTCCCAGTATGCGAAAAAGAGGAGAACACAAGTAAAAAAAGACAGTGAATGA
- a CDS encoding SEC-C metal-binding domain-containing protein, whose amino-acid sequence MSSTISEKDSKQLMNAFAKMRELTAKTEQKREEKRWSAISVPFFTKDALSRLSKDDLVKIRQRLEISGVSQLKKGELIEVLVTEIPVSIGKLFEKLNEQRFRLLMKVVKGNGLLAAPKLTGRQLDYFQEYGILFTGSVEGKNMLAMPEEVVASPLWREKELEWRAIARRNTEWISLTHGLLFYYGSLGIYELVDLLEKYLDEPLKLRDYLPVIEEAISYYGQIRHDTNGYSTMRVFDSEKVLQEHGLRKDLEFYPFTKEQILSAGQPDFLDRNKGFADFVTFLTDNYLITKEGAESIVEECVYATQIGESPNDILQYLQRRVEFDNLETLKAFMVYIGNLMNNTRQWVLKGYTPIELSHRQQKVSHTVSDNNKIRRNDPCHCGSGKKYKKCCGR is encoded by the coding sequence ATGAGCAGTACAATTAGTGAAAAAGATAGCAAACAATTAATGAATGCCTTTGCAAAAATGAGAGAGTTGACAGCCAAAACCGAGCAGAAGAGGGAGGAGAAAAGGTGGAGTGCAATCTCGGTGCCTTTTTTCACAAAAGATGCCCTTTCAAGGCTTTCAAAGGATGATTTGGTCAAAATCAGACAGCGGCTTGAGATTTCTGGTGTGAGCCAGCTGAAGAAGGGCGAGTTAATTGAGGTATTAGTAACTGAAATTCCAGTCTCGATAGGTAAGCTCTTTGAAAAATTGAACGAGCAGCGATTCAGACTTTTAATGAAGGTGGTTAAAGGGAATGGGCTATTGGCAGCACCCAAATTAACAGGTCGCCAGCTTGATTATTTTCAGGAGTACGGCATTCTTTTCACAGGAAGTGTTGAGGGGAAAAACATGCTGGCAATGCCTGAGGAGGTTGTTGCAAGTCCGCTTTGGCGGGAGAAAGAGCTTGAGTGGAGGGCGATTGCGCGCCGGAATACGGAGTGGATTTCACTCACTCACGGGCTGCTTTTCTATTATGGATCTTTAGGTATTTATGAACTTGTTGATTTGCTTGAAAAGTATTTGGATGAACCATTGAAGTTGCGTGACTACCTTCCAGTTATTGAGGAGGCAATTTCTTATTATGGCCAAATCCGGCACGACACGAATGGCTATTCCACTATGAGGGTCTTTGATTCGGAAAAGGTTCTGCAGGAACACGGTTTGAGGAAGGACCTCGAGTTTTATCCGTTCACGAAGGAACAAATTCTTAGTGCTGGACAGCCCGATTTCCTTGATCGAAATAAAGGCTTTGCTGATTTTGTCACCTTCCTTACTGATAACTATCTAATTACTAAAGAGGGTGCCGAGAGCATTGTCGAGGAATGTGTCTATGCAACACAGATTGGTGAGTCGCCGAATGATATTCTGCAGTATCTCCAAAGAAGGGTAGAGTTTGATAATCTTGAAACATTGAAGGCTTTCATGGTATACATTGGAAATTTAATGAACAATACGAGGCAATGGGTTCTAAAAGGATATACTCCAATAGAGTTGTCTCATCGGCAACAAAAAGTATCGCATACGGTATCCGACAACAATAAGATTAGAAGAAATGATCCTTGCCATTGCGGCAGCGGAAAAAAATATAAAAAGTGCTGCGGCAGATAA